A section of the Candidatus Lokiarchaeota archaeon genome encodes:
- a CDS encoding PDZ domain-containing protein, with protein sequence MEPLFMLAIVGAVYLLVYLAARALGIEKLQEKGVDAGTPFFVMIRTKRLNEFLTRMGKKFPRAFFNLGVVVAFGGMIYGFWMFLNNFIAFFTAPSQAGAVVPIIPGVTITGLPLVYMLIGLAITLVTHEFAHGLASAKDDIGIESSGLLFFFVLFGAFVEPDEEQFEEEATPKERMRLLAAGSYSNLIFAFIVLLITLNFPALMSLGFNQPSGAYIYEISANTPADQALEVGDVITGLNDTDIDRWGDISQFMIQTEPGDSLTIETLEDNVTIVLGESQANASKGYIGIYGADYWEPKAGWDLFLNPMVPFHIQLTLTWSFIILFSVALFNLLPIPALDGDKLLANGLRLVISDEEKVKMIMWPLRIFSLAIVILSMILTFMSGKTLF encoded by the coding sequence ATGGAACCTCTGTTCATGCTCGCTATTGTCGGTGCAGTGTACCTCCTCGTTTATCTTGCAGCTCGCGCGCTTGGAATCGAGAAACTGCAGGAGAAAGGAGTTGACGCTGGTACGCCGTTCTTTGTAATGATTCGCACAAAGAGATTGAATGAGTTCTTAACGCGGATGGGGAAGAAATTTCCGCGTGCGTTTTTCAATCTAGGTGTGGTCGTTGCTTTTGGCGGTATGATTTACGGTTTCTGGATGTTCCTTAACAACTTCATCGCCTTTTTCACCGCGCCCTCTCAGGCTGGAGCAGTTGTGCCTATCATACCCGGCGTCACTATTACCGGTCTACCACTTGTATACATGCTAATTGGACTGGCCATTACCTTGGTTACCCATGAATTTGCGCATGGATTGGCTTCAGCAAAAGATGACATCGGGATTGAAAGCTCGGGTCTACTATTCTTCTTCGTTCTGTTTGGTGCCTTTGTCGAACCCGACGAAGAACAGTTTGAAGAAGAAGCCACTCCAAAGGAACGAATGCGACTGCTTGCAGCAGGATCTTACTCGAACCTCATATTCGCTTTCATTGTTCTGCTCATCACATTGAATTTCCCTGCTCTAATGTCACTTGGATTCAATCAGCCAAGTGGAGCATATATCTACGAAATTTCAGCTAATACACCTGCTGACCAAGCACTTGAAGTTGGAGATGTCATTACTGGGTTGAACGATACCGATATCGACCGTTGGGGAGACATCAGCCAGTTCATGATTCAAACAGAACCGGGCGACTCCCTAACCATCGAGACACTTGAGGATAACGTCACTATCGTACTGGGAGAAAGCCAAGCTAACGCCTCTAAGGGGTATATTGGCATATACGGGGCCGACTACTGGGAACCGAAAGCAGGTTGGGATCTTTTCCTCAACCCCATGGTGCCGTTTCATATACAGCTGACTCTGACGTGGAGCTTTATCATCCTCTTCAGCGTAGCTCTGTTCAACCTACTTCCTATCCCGGCTCTAGACGGTGACAAATTGCTTGCCAACGGTCTTCGGCTAGTAATCTCGGATGAGGAAAAGGTCAAGATGATTATGTGGCCGCTCAGAATATTCTCGCTTGCAATTGTGATTTTAAGCATGATTCTGACATTCATGAGTGGTAAAACGCTCTTCTGA
- a CDS encoding translation initiation factor IF-2 subunit gamma, translating to MKYEGQSEVSIGTLGHVDHGKTTLVEYMTGEWTDRHSDEVKRGISIRLGYAATKLMKCPKCPEPEGYTTSNLVKEGKCPECGSDLEPLREISFVDSPGHESLMATCLSGASIMDGAILVIAANEPCPMPQTSEHLRALEIVGVENIIIVQNKIELVTEEEAKEHYQQIKEFLKGTTAEDSPIIPISAVFGANVDYLIQEIQKVIPTPDRTEDKPPKMFVARSFDINRPGTTPDELEGGVVGGSIVQGKLKVGDEIEIAPGSRADGDFKPIRAQVQSLVSGSGNRLKQAYPGGLIGVGTGLDPASTRADRLVGNVVGKVGKMPDIISEMMIEPQLMQRVIGMESKKQVENLRLNEPLMLVVGTAATVGVITKLHGDKIKLSLKRPVCAEEGQRIAIGRRVDNKWRLVGYAQL from the coding sequence GTGAAATACGAGGGGCAATCTGAAGTCAGCATAGGAACGCTAGGCCACGTTGACCACGGCAAAACAACGTTGGTAGAATACATGACGGGTGAATGGACTGACCGTCATTCAGATGAGGTTAAACGAGGAATCTCTATCCGGTTAGGATATGCAGCTACAAAACTTATGAAATGCCCGAAATGCCCCGAGCCGGAGGGTTATACCACATCCAACCTAGTGAAAGAAGGAAAATGCCCCGAGTGTGGAAGTGATCTAGAACCCCTCCGAGAAATATCATTCGTTGACAGTCCAGGACACGAATCCCTCATGGCAACCTGCCTTAGCGGAGCAAGCATCATGGATGGAGCTATCCTTGTGATTGCAGCCAACGAACCATGCCCAATGCCTCAGACTTCCGAGCATCTCCGTGCTCTTGAGATTGTAGGTGTTGAAAACATAATAATTGTCCAAAACAAAATCGAACTCGTCACCGAGGAGGAGGCAAAAGAACACTATCAGCAAATCAAGGAATTCCTGAAAGGTACAACGGCAGAAGATTCACCGATTATTCCTATTTCCGCAGTCTTCGGAGCTAATGTTGACTACTTGATACAGGAAATCCAGAAGGTTATTCCAACACCAGATAGAACTGAAGATAAACCGCCTAAGATGTTCGTTGCCCGATCATTCGATATCAACAGACCGGGGACAACTCCAGATGAGTTGGAAGGGGGAGTTGTTGGCGGGTCGATAGTACAAGGGAAACTGAAAGTTGGTGATGAGATAGAGATAGCACCAGGATCTCGCGCTGACGGAGATTTCAAACCAATTCGAGCACAAGTCCAAAGCCTCGTATCAGGAAGCGGTAACAGGCTGAAACAGGCATATCCTGGAGGGCTTATTGGTGTGGGAACAGGACTTGACCCGGCCTCCACTAGAGCAGATAGGCTAGTTGGAAATGTCGTAGGCAAAGTAGGTAAGATGCCAGACATAATTTCGGAAATGATGATTGAACCCCAACTTATGCAGCGAGTCATAGGAATGGAATCAAAGAAACAAGTGGAGAATCTGCGACTAAACGAACCACTCATGTTAGTGGTTGGTACAGCAGCAACAGTAGGTGTCATAACCAAGCTACATGGAGACAAAATCAAGCTTTCACTCAAACGACCTGTTTGTGCGGAGGAAGGACAGCGTATAGCAATCGGCCGGCGAGTAGACAATAAGTGGCGGCTTGTAGGATACGCTCAACTGTAA
- a CDS encoding DNA-directed RNA polymerase, with amino-acid sequence MYSVVKVKDTVRIPPSQFGTTIEEAAMIHLRKNHENVLDRDIGLMIAVIGVDKIGEGRLIPGDGATYHTVQYRVLAFKPMRGEVVEGNVVELMDFGAFIRIGPLDGLCHVSQICDDFITQDPKSNSLMGKETGRRLTEGDQVRARITSISFESGNRSGKLGLTMRQPYLGKIGPDVSWIEEDVKAAHGEGEENEEEEE; translated from the coding sequence ATGTATAGCGTCGTCAAGGTCAAGGACACAGTTAGAATACCCCCTTCTCAATTTGGAACAACAATTGAAGAAGCTGCAATGATTCACTTGCGCAAGAACCATGAGAATGTGTTGGACCGAGATATTGGGCTGATGATCGCAGTCATTGGAGTAGACAAGATTGGAGAAGGGCGTCTAATTCCAGGTGACGGTGCTACATATCATACGGTTCAGTATCGAGTCCTTGCATTCAAGCCAATGCGCGGAGAAGTTGTAGAAGGAAACGTAGTGGAATTGATGGATTTCGGGGCCTTCATTCGGATTGGCCCTCTAGATGGGCTTTGTCACGTCAGTCAGATCTGTGATGATTTCATTACACAGGACCCAAAAAGCAATTCATTGATGGGAAAAGAAACAGGTAGAAGGCTAACCGAAGGTGATCAAGTCCGTGCAAGGATTACCTCGATCAGCTTCGAGTCAGGAAACAGGTCAGGGAAACTTGGACTTACTATGCGACAACCATATCTTGGGAAAATCGGGCCTGACGTATCTTGGATAGAAGAGGATGTCAAAGCTGCCCATGGTGAGGGCGAAGAAAACGAAGAGGAAGAGGAATAG
- a CDS encoding 30S ribosomal protein S6e, translating to MPLKLVISDPEKGVAIQYELDDEKSNTMIGSTIGDIVEGDAIGLPGYKLKITGGSDSSGFPMRRDVHGSGKRKVLMKGPPGFRPKRKGLKRRKTVRGREVDSNISQLNMRVEEKGSAPLEELIMKAA from the coding sequence GTGCCATTGAAGCTTGTCATCTCAGATCCAGAAAAGGGCGTTGCCATACAATACGAACTCGATGATGAAAAATCAAATACAATGATTGGCAGTACCATTGGTGATATTGTTGAAGGCGATGCCATAGGTCTACCTGGATATAAGCTAAAGATAACAGGCGGGAGTGATTCTTCTGGCTTCCCTATGCGTCGTGATGTACATGGCAGTGGTAAACGGAAGGTCTTGATGAAAGGGCCACCGGGGTTCAGACCAAAACGGAAAGGCCTCAAAAGGAGAAAGACCGTACGGGGTAGGGAAGTCGATAGCAATATTTCCCAGCTGAATATGCGTGTTGAAGAAAAGGGAAGTGCACCTCTAGAAGAGCTCATTATGAAGGCAGCCTAA
- a CDS encoding 30S processome protein Utp24 gives MPLPVIIDTNFLLLPAQFGIDIFTQAEEAMDRRTEFIVLDSVAEEVKRKASKATGSKEKRLLRVTIELMKRCKEVEVDDNIAELPVDDQVVEYAKKVNGVIATNDKELRRKARKHEIPLLILRGRKRIVVEGLID, from the coding sequence ATGCCTCTTCCCGTGATTATTGACACCAATTTCCTATTGCTTCCCGCACAATTTGGAATCGATATTTTCACTCAAGCCGAGGAAGCCATGGATAGACGAACGGAATTCATAGTTCTTGATTCGGTTGCTGAGGAGGTTAAGCGGAAGGCATCGAAGGCTACGGGTAGCAAAGAAAAGAGATTGCTAAGAGTAACAATCGAACTTATGAAACGATGCAAGGAAGTTGAAGTCGATGACAACATTGCTGAATTGCCGGTTGATGATCAAGTGGTGGAGTATGCCAAAAAGGTAAATGGCGTTATCGCAACAAACGACAAGGAACTCCGTCGCAAAGCCCGAAAACATGAGATTCCTCTTCTCATTTTGCGGGGAAGGAAAAGAATTGTTGTTGAGGGTTTGATTGATTGA
- a CDS encoding 30S ribosomal protein S24e codes for MNLEILQERENKPLSRREIDFRIEHIGDTTPSRADVHSRIVAHYDANPDNVVISKIKTRFGVGITNGMARIYSDPKYMKRVELDYVLKRHGMVEE; via the coding sequence ATGAACTTGGAAATACTACAAGAACGGGAAAACAAACCACTCTCAAGAAGAGAAATCGATTTTCGGATAGAGCATATTGGTGATACTACACCGAGTAGAGCTGATGTGCATTCCAGAATCGTAGCGCATTACGACGCCAATCCAGACAATGTCGTCATTTCAAAGATTAAAACCCGGTTTGGAGTTGGAATCACCAACGGTATGGCGAGAATATATTCAGACCCCAAATATATGAAACGGGTTGAGCTTGATTATGTCCTCAAGCGACACGGAATGGTGGAGGAATAG
- a CDS encoding DUF134 domain-containing protein, with amino-acid sequence MHRRRRGRRGRLPIQPDIQVEPAIDRMVPEPEVKKEPIHLNLAEAEALRLVDLEGKYQEEAGASMGVSRGTIWRLLSSARQKVTQAIFEGRPLVIGLPNNED; translated from the coding sequence ATGCACAGGAGAAGACGCGGGCGAAGAGGACGACTTCCTATTCAACCTGATATCCAGGTAGAACCTGCAATAGACCGGATGGTACCTGAGCCTGAAGTCAAGAAGGAACCAATTCATCTTAATTTGGCTGAGGCTGAGGCACTACGGCTTGTAGATTTGGAAGGGAAGTATCAGGAAGAGGCGGGAGCCAGCATGGGTGTATCGAGGGGCACCATATGGCGTCTTCTTTCTAGTGCACGGCAAAAAGTTACACAAGCCATTTTTGAAGGTCGTCCACTTGTTATCGGTCTACCCAACAACGAAGATTGA
- a CDS encoding 30S ribosomal protein S27ae, with the protein MARSAGDYYKVDKDGNVERDKRTCPRCEKGTFMAEHYDRYSCGRCGYTEFKRDKND; encoded by the coding sequence ATGGCTAGAAGTGCTGGAGATTATTACAAAGTAGATAAGGACGGAAACGTTGAGCGGGATAAGAGAACCTGCCCTCGTTGTGAAAAAGGCACGTTCATGGCAGAACACTATGACAGATACTCATGTGGACGTTGCGGATATACTGAATTCAAGCGAGATAAGAACGACTGA